The Halalkalibacter krulwichiae genome has a segment encoding these proteins:
- the nadA gene encoding quinolinate synthase NadA produces the protein MKFLTKVQSIESLPEVYREMTTEEKRSRIYEIKKQLGRRLFIPGHHYQRDEVIEFADVTGDSLQLAQLSKANKEAEFVVFCGVHFMAETADMLTTDKQKVILPDLKAGCSMADMADISQTEYAWGELQSQFGDTILPLTYVNSTAAIKAFCGRNGGATVTSSNAKAMVEWAFTQKQRLLFLPDQHLGRNTAFDLGIELEEMAIWDPIQRELIYDGNKENIKVILWKGHCSVHEKFTVAQIEDLRKTSPDTNIIVHPECTFEVVQAADLSGSTHFIIETIRNAAPWTSWAVGTEMNLVNRLAQQFSDKQIISLNPNMCPCLTMNRIDLDHLLWSLEELVEGKLHYPITVDPKTTEEANLALKRMLERV, from the coding sequence ATGAAGTTTCTTACTAAAGTTCAGTCTATAGAAAGTTTACCTGAAGTGTACAGAGAGATGACAACAGAAGAAAAGCGTTCTCGTATTTACGAAATTAAAAAACAACTTGGCAGGCGCTTATTTATTCCAGGTCATCATTATCAAAGAGATGAGGTTATTGAGTTTGCAGATGTGACTGGTGATTCGCTTCAATTAGCGCAATTATCAAAGGCAAATAAGGAGGCCGAATTTGTAGTTTTTTGTGGAGTGCATTTTATGGCTGAAACAGCCGATATGCTAACAACAGACAAACAAAAGGTAATTTTACCTGACTTAAAAGCTGGTTGTTCAATGGCTGATATGGCTGATATTTCACAAACTGAATATGCGTGGGGTGAGCTACAGAGTCAATTTGGCGATACTATATTGCCATTAACTTATGTAAATAGTACAGCTGCAATAAAAGCATTTTGCGGTAGAAATGGTGGAGCTACAGTGACATCATCGAATGCGAAGGCAATGGTAGAATGGGCATTTACTCAAAAACAGAGGTTGTTGTTTTTACCTGATCAACATTTAGGAAGAAATACAGCGTTTGATTTAGGGATAGAGCTAGAAGAAATGGCCATCTGGGATCCAATCCAACGCGAGTTAATTTATGATGGAAATAAAGAAAACATAAAAGTAATTTTATGGAAAGGGCATTGTTCAGTTCATGAAAAATTCACGGTAGCTCAAATTGAAGATTTGAGAAAAACGTCTCCAGATACAAATATTATCGTTCATCCAGAATGTACATTTGAAGTAGTGCAAGCAGCTGATTTAAGTGGATCAACTCATTTTATTATCGAAACGATACGTAACGCAGCTCCTTGGACTTCGTGGGCAGTTGGGACAGAAATGAATTTAGTTAATCGATTAGCTCAACAATTTTCTGATAAACAAATTATTTCATTAAATCCAAATATGTGTCCTTGTTTAACAATGAATAGAATTGATTTAGATCATTTACTTTGGTCGCTTGAAGAACTAGTTGAAGGGAAGCTACATTATCCGATTACTGTAGATCCCAAAACAACAGAGGAAGCAAATTTGGCATTAAAGAGAATGTTAGAGCGTGTCTAA
- the safA gene encoding SafA/ExsA family spore coat assembly protein encodes MKIHIVQKGDTLWKLAEKYGVDFEQLKAANTQLSNPDMIMPGMKIKIPTASVPVKKEAQVKEQPKKEVQVAPQPKEQPKMEMPVMPQVEMPPMPQPVQQPVKKKIDVNAYQTNVFFQPQIKEKPKMPTVQKPPVKKKPTPPKEMPKAKEVKPIKKETYVPKHYAPKQLMPEVKPAMMQPQPSMKPMPQPIMQQPCPPPFMKPVSPLMPGCGPTPQPCGPMTPFSHGGQPYHQGQMPDQGQMPMQQPYMPNQGQMPMQQPYMPDQGQMPMQQPYMPDQGQMPMQQPYMPDQGQMPMQQPYMPDQGQMPMQQPYMPDQGQMPMQHQPYMPDQGQASFSPMHHQQAFPTQDLMPFQPQQQSNSMNCCGPSQPITYGPNGQLMNAQDQFFMHGYHESDDYDD; translated from the coding sequence GTGAAGATTCATATTGTACAAAAAGGTGATACGCTTTGGAAGTTAGCTGAGAAGTATGGTGTTGATTTTGAACAGCTTAAAGCAGCAAATACTCAGCTATCAAATCCTGATATGATTATGCCGGGAATGAAGATTAAAATTCCTACTGCAAGCGTTCCTGTTAAAAAAGAAGCACAGGTAAAAGAACAGCCAAAAAAAGAGGTGCAGGTTGCACCGCAGCCAAAAGAACAACCAAAAATGGAAATGCCGGTTATGCCACAAGTAGAAATGCCACCAATGCCTCAGCCAGTACAACAACCTGTAAAGAAAAAAATTGATGTGAATGCTTATCAGACAAATGTGTTTTTTCAACCACAGATTAAAGAAAAACCTAAAATGCCTACCGTTCAAAAGCCGCCTGTGAAGAAAAAGCCTACACCACCAAAGGAAATGCCTAAAGCAAAAGAGGTTAAACCAATAAAGAAAGAAACATATGTACCGAAACACTATGCGCCAAAACAACTAATGCCAGAAGTAAAGCCAGCGATGATGCAGCCGCAGCCAAGTATGAAGCCGATGCCTCAACCAATCATGCAACAGCCGTGCCCTCCTCCTTTTATGAAACCAGTTAGTCCATTAATGCCAGGTTGTGGGCCAACTCCGCAACCATGTGGACCAATGACGCCTTTCTCTCATGGTGGGCAACCGTATCATCAAGGCCAAATGCCAGATCAAGGTCAAATGCCAATGCAGCAACCATATATGCCAAACCAAGGTCAAATGCCAATGCAGCAACCATATATGCCAGATCAAGGTCAAATGCCAATGCAGCAACCATATATGCCAGATCAAGGTCAAATGCCAATGCAGCAACCATATATGCCGGACCAAGGTCAAATGCCAATGCAGCAACCATATATGCCGGACCAAGGTCAAATGCCAATGCAACAACCATATATGCCAGATCAAGGTCAAATGCCAATGCAGCATCAGCCGTATATGCCAGATCAAGGCCAAGCGTCATTTTCACCAATGCATCATCAACAAGCGTTTCCAACACAAGACTTAATGCCGTTTCAACCTCAGCAACAATCTAACTCAATGAATTGTTGTGGACCTTCTCAACCAATTACTTATGGGCCAAATGGACAGTTAATGAATGCTCAAGATCAATTCTTTATGCATGGGTATCATGAATCGGACGATTATGATGATTAA
- a CDS encoding YhcN/YlaJ family sporulation lipoprotein translates to MKKIAMSVAAATMLLGGLAGCGTDNQATDMGANNYQGARAQDMRDGGAVTGRHQGEGPITDMMTRDDRRGTTGLGTNRAGRTGDGGLYGGQGRTGQTGQGLFDGTATDRGLFNGRAGQTGQGLTGQGLDTGQGRAGGFFGLERDGARQSRTHLNNYPTRETNQGGVHYGATGRDARGTADGLFGTRGAQGIRGQGATDERAGLTGGNRSGMVDEDGILRGRARGGTGALGTTPGHNRQGQGAMNLEGRDRGTAGQTGRYGTAEPGNRTGVNRAQQRTDNQINYHKDYDGKTVRRMVDRIEDVEGVREARVIVHNDDVVIGITANDDVNDVKKDVERKAKRLADGKNVRVVTDNDAVGRIRTMDNQLRAGTAFEEIGATFTDMLRDLGRAAGRPFERSR, encoded by the coding sequence ATGAAAAAAATCGCGATGTCAGTAGCAGCAGCTACAATGCTTTTAGGTGGTCTTGCTGGTTGTGGGACCGATAATCAGGCAACAGATATGGGAGCAAATAATTATCAAGGTGCACGAGCACAAGATATGCGTGATGGAGGGGCTGTCACTGGCCGTCATCAGGGAGAAGGACCTATTACAGATATGATGACACGAGATGACCGTCGAGGAACGACTGGTTTAGGTACAAATCGTGCAGGGCGTACTGGTGATGGTGGATTATACGGCGGTCAAGGGCGTACTGGTCAGACAGGCCAAGGTTTATTTGATGGCACTGCTACAGACCGTGGCTTATTCAATGGCCGTGCAGGACAAACTGGTCAAGGTTTAACGGGACAAGGGCTAGACACAGGTCAAGGAAGAGCAGGTGGATTCTTTGGACTTGAACGAGATGGTGCTAGACAATCTCGTACACATTTAAATAATTATCCGACACGTGAAACAAACCAAGGTGGCGTTCATTATGGAGCTACTGGCCGTGATGCAAGAGGTACCGCTGATGGGTTATTTGGGACTCGTGGTGCACAAGGGATTCGTGGTCAAGGAGCAACAGATGAGCGAGCAGGTTTAACTGGTGGAAACCGTTCTGGTATGGTTGATGAAGACGGAATTCTACGAGGTCGAGCACGTGGAGGTACAGGTGCGTTAGGGACAACACCTGGTCATAACCGCCAAGGTCAAGGAGCTATGAATTTAGAAGGCCGTGATCGTGGTACAGCTGGTCAAACTGGACGTTATGGTACTGCAGAACCTGGGAACCGTACGGGTGTTAACAGGGCTCAACAGCGTACCGATAATCAAATCAACTACCATAAAGATTATGATGGGAAAACCGTTCGAAGAATGGTTGATCGTATCGAGGACGTTGAAGGAGTAAGGGAAGCACGTGTAATTGTACACAATGATGATGTTGTAATTGGGATCACGGCTAATGATGATGTTAATGATGTGAAAAAAGATGTAGAACGTAAGGCTAAACGTTTGGCTGATGGAAAAAATGTTCGTGTTGTAACGGATAACGATGCAGTTGGCCGAATTCGTACAATGGATAATCAGTTACGTGCAGGTACTGCCTTTGAGGAGATTGGTGCGACATTTACTGATATGTTGCGTGATTTAGGACGAGCAGCAGGCAGACCTTTTGAACGTTCGCGTTAA
- a CDS encoding intercompartmental signaling factor BofC produces MKKLYHIQRSMFTLFVSVFFVVTGSLIWNTTVIEGKLNTNSEEQEAMPAVNPHTIDVILERVYLDGEMSQERIKETIWSIEDFWAFYDDWVLIDQNENEMIFRKEINDISPLLKMNGYFGITEDGTLSIYEGEPNKDKIIQSFFQLDTTKLKSKQRMELVRGIPVQDLKHYEEVLQVFAEYKSKQM; encoded by the coding sequence ATGAAGAAACTATATCATATTCAGCGAAGCATGTTTACCTTATTTGTAAGTGTTTTTTTTGTAGTTACGGGATCACTTATTTGGAATACAACGGTAATCGAGGGTAAGCTAAACACTAATAGTGAGGAGCAAGAAGCGATGCCTGCAGTGAATCCTCATACCATTGATGTGATTTTAGAACGTGTTTATTTAGATGGAGAAATGAGTCAAGAACGAATTAAGGAAACAATTTGGTCTATTGAGGATTTCTGGGCTTTTTATGACGACTGGGTACTAATTGACCAAAATGAAAATGAAATGATCTTTAGAAAAGAAATAAATGATATTTCTCCTTTGTTGAAAATGAATGGTTACTTTGGAATTACAGAAGATGGAACGTTATCGATTTATGAGGGAGAACCAAATAAAGACAAGATAATCCAATCTTTTTTTCAATTGGATACGACCAAACTTAAAAGCAAACAACGGATGGAACTAGTTAGAGGGATACCCGTTCAAGATTTAAAACATTATGAAGAAGTATTACAGGTATTCGCAGAATACAAATCAAAGCAGATGTAA
- the ruvA gene encoding Holliday junction branch migration protein RuvA: MIEYVKGTLIDISTQYVVIDHQGLGYQIYCPNPYVYQSDLEKDCLIYTYHYVREDLIRLYGFKTKDERALFEKLLNVSGIGPKGALAILASGQPEHVVQAIEEEDEAFLIKFPGVGKKTARQIILDLKGKLDEFAPNLLKQEALTFKPSTKENNELLEALEALRALGYVEKELKKVKPKLEEEEMTIDAYIKKALQLMLKG; the protein is encoded by the coding sequence TTGATTGAATATGTAAAGGGAACGTTAATCGATATAAGTACTCAATATGTAGTAATAGATCATCAAGGATTAGGCTATCAAATTTATTGCCCGAATCCATATGTATATCAAAGTGATCTTGAGAAGGATTGCTTAATTTATACGTACCACTATGTAAGAGAAGACTTAATTCGATTATACGGTTTTAAGACTAAGGATGAACGAGCTTTGTTTGAAAAATTACTAAATGTATCAGGGATTGGTCCAAAGGGGGCACTAGCTATTTTAGCTTCGGGGCAGCCTGAACATGTGGTTCAGGCAATTGAAGAAGAAGATGAAGCATTCCTTATTAAATTTCCGGGTGTTGGTAAAAAGACTGCACGACAAATTATTTTAGATTTAAAAGGGAAACTTGATGAGTTTGCACCAAACTTACTGAAACAAGAGGCCCTAACGTTTAAACCTTCTACAAAGGAAAATAACGAATTGTTAGAAGCGTTAGAAGCACTACGAGCCTTAGGATATGTGGAAAAAGAACTGAAAAAGGTGAAGCCGAAATTAGAAGAAGAAGAGATGACTATTGACGCTTATATTAAGAAGGCCCTGCAATTAATGTTAAAGGGGTAG
- the ruvB gene encoding Holliday junction branch migration DNA helicase RuvB — MEERMISAEAQGMEDTLDQSIRPNNLKQYIGQEKVKSNLHVFMEAARMREECLDHVLLYGPPGLGKTTLSSIIANEMGVQMRTTSGPAIERPGDLAAILTALEPGDVLFIDEIHRLNRMVEEVLYPAMEDFCLDIVIGKGPTARSVRLDLPPFTLVGATTRAGMLSAPLRDRFGVLARLEYYTESELAIIIKRTAEIFETEIDEKAAVEIARRSRGTPRIANRLLRRVRDFAQVKGDGIITLELAQNSLEQLQVDRLGLDHIDHKLLFGMIEKYRGGPVGIETISATIGEEPDTIEDVYEPYLLQIGFIQRTPRGRIVTPACYQHFNMEVPGP, encoded by the coding sequence TTGGAAGAACGAATGATTTCAGCTGAAGCTCAGGGCATGGAAGACACACTTGACCAGTCGATTAGACCAAATAACCTTAAACAATATATAGGGCAAGAAAAAGTGAAGAGTAACCTTCATGTCTTTATGGAAGCAGCGAGGATGCGTGAAGAATGCTTAGATCATGTGCTTTTATACGGTCCTCCAGGTCTAGGAAAAACGACTTTGTCCAGTATTATTGCAAATGAAATGGGCGTTCAAATGCGTACTACATCAGGTCCTGCAATTGAGCGTCCCGGTGATTTAGCTGCCATTTTAACAGCGCTAGAACCAGGTGATGTGTTATTTATTGATGAAATCCACAGATTAAATCGGATGGTGGAAGAAGTACTCTATCCAGCAATGGAAGACTTTTGTCTTGATATCGTAATAGGGAAAGGACCTACTGCAAGGTCAGTTCGATTAGATCTTCCACCCTTTACGCTTGTAGGAGCAACGACAAGAGCTGGGATGTTATCTGCTCCTTTGCGAGACCGTTTTGGAGTTTTAGCGCGACTTGAGTATTATACTGAATCAGAATTGGCCATTATAATAAAAAGGACTGCTGAGATTTTCGAAACGGAAATAGACGAGAAAGCTGCAGTTGAAATTGCAAGAAGATCGCGTGGTACCCCTCGTATCGCAAACCGCTTACTTAGAAGGGTTCGTGATTTTGCACAAGTTAAAGGAGATGGAATCATCACGCTTGAACTAGCACAAAATTCTTTGGAACAACTACAGGTGGACCGTCTCGGTCTTGACCATATCGACCATAAATTACTTTTTGGCATGATTGAGAAGTATCGCGGTGGACCAGTTGGAATTGAAACAATTTCGGCTACAATTGGTGAAGAACCTGATACAATCGAGGATGTTTATGAACCATATTTACTTCAAATTGGGTTTATCCAACGAACTCCTAGGGGGAGAATTGTAACACCAGCATGTTATCAACATTTTAACATGGAGGTGCCAGGTCCATGA
- a CDS encoding DUF2905 domain-containing protein: protein MSFFPKVLIAVGALCIIIGVLWLVIGRVIPLGKLPGDILIKRENSTFYFPIMTSIIISILLSLLFLIVGRFR from the coding sequence ATGAGTTTCTTCCCGAAGGTATTAATTGCAGTGGGTGCTCTTTGTATAATTATTGGCGTGCTATGGTTAGTGATTGGAAGGGTAATTCCTCTTGGAAAGTTGCCTGGGGATATATTAATTAAGCGAGAAAATTCGACCTTTTACTTTCCGATTATGACAAGCATTATAATTAGCATTCTTTTGTCATTGTTGTTCTTGATTGTTGGTCGATTTCGCTAA
- the queA gene encoding tRNA preQ1(34) S-adenosylmethionine ribosyltransferase-isomerase QueA gives MNVEDFSFDLPEELIAQTPLPDRTASRLLVLDKKTGETKDCQFVSIIDELNEGDCLVLNDTRVLPARLYGIKADTGANIEVLLLKQVEGDLWETLVKPAKRVKKGTKIQFGDGRLVAVCTGEADHGGRILRMEYSGIFHEVLDALGEMPLPPYIKETLPDQERYQTVFAKNRGSAAAPTAGLHFTNELLEKIKQKGVHIAFITLHVGLGTFRPVSVEKIEEHEMHSEFYQMSAGTAQLLQSVRENNKRVIAVGTTSARTLETIVSEHGDYKEASGWTSIFIYPGYDVKGFDGLLTNFHLPKSTLVMLVSAVAGREHILNAYRHAVKERYRFFSFGDAMFIR, from the coding sequence ATGAATGTAGAAGACTTTTCTTTTGACTTACCAGAGGAATTAATTGCCCAGACGCCGCTCCCAGACAGGACGGCGTCTCGTTTGCTTGTACTTGATAAAAAGACAGGCGAGACAAAAGACTGCCAATTTGTTTCTATTATTGACGAGTTAAATGAGGGAGACTGTTTAGTTTTAAACGATACAAGAGTATTACCAGCGAGGTTATACGGAATTAAAGCAGATACAGGCGCTAATATTGAAGTCTTATTATTGAAGCAAGTAGAGGGAGATCTATGGGAAACTCTTGTTAAGCCTGCTAAAAGGGTAAAAAAAGGGACGAAGATTCAGTTCGGAGATGGAAGACTAGTTGCAGTGTGTACTGGAGAAGCAGATCATGGTGGACGCATTCTCCGGATGGAGTATAGTGGAATCTTTCATGAGGTATTAGATGCACTTGGTGAGATGCCATTGCCGCCTTATATAAAGGAAACACTCCCAGATCAGGAGAGATATCAGACTGTATTTGCTAAAAATAGGGGATCTGCGGCTGCTCCCACAGCAGGATTACATTTTACGAACGAACTACTTGAGAAAATTAAACAAAAGGGAGTACATATTGCCTTTATCACTCTTCATGTTGGACTTGGGACATTTCGACCGGTAAGTGTGGAGAAGATAGAAGAACACGAAATGCATTCTGAGTTTTATCAAATGAGTGCTGGAACGGCACAACTACTTCAGTCAGTAAGGGAAAATAATAAACGTGTCATTGCAGTAGGCACGACATCGGCAAGAACTTTGGAAACCATTGTGAGCGAGCATGGAGACTATAAAGAAGCATCAGGTTGGACATCTATTTTTATTTATCCAGGATACGATGTTAAAGGTTTCGATGGATTGCTTACAAATTTCCATTTGCCGAAATCGACTTTAGTTATGCTTGTAAGTGCGGTTGCAGGAAGAGAGCATATTTTGAATGCTTATCGTCATGCTGTGAAAGAGCGATATCGTTTCTTCAGTTTTGGAGATGCGATGTTCATTCGATAA